Genomic segment of Nitrospinota bacterium:
ATCCTTTTCGAGCTCCATCCTTCCATACAAAGTTAAAGTCAGGGTTGCGCAGAAATTTTCTGGAACTTGAAGTTACGTCCAGTTGTTCCCATTGAACTTGAACAGTAAGGATACTTAATCCCTGCTTTTGGGGATAATAATAATTCTGGTCTAAACGAGAGAGTACAGACTCAATAGACTGGCCCCAGGCAGGACTTATGAGCAGAATCATAAGAACAGGGGCAAACAGAAATTGCATTATAGGCATGCGATTGGTGATAACCTAATTCGCACTCATAGATAAACGTTCCACTGGAGGAAGGTCTTTTATAAAGCCATCTCCTTTTAAGGATATAAAAAGATCCTGTGAGTCTGGGCTGTCCCAGGTTCGGGCACCTGAAGCATAGCCCCGGATTTTACCCTCGGCATCAATCAGGTAGCTGGTGGGCAAACCCATGACATGGTATTTCTTCCTGACTTTCTGATCTTGATCCAGAAGCACAGGAAAAGTCAGTTTATTGCTCTTAACATATTCCTGAATTCGGTCTTCATTCCACCGGTCAATGGAAACAGCAACGACTTCAACCCCGTCTAAGGTCGAGTAAAGCTTCTGCATGGAAGCCATCTCTTCAATACATGCCCCGCACCAGGTAGCCCAGAAGTTAAGTAAAACAACATTCCCCTTAAAATCTGATAGCTTGACATTCTGCCCCTTCAGATTCCTGACCATAAATTCAGGTGCCTGCTGGGAAGTTTTTGGTGGCACCACCCCCATCTTATCAAAAGAAGAATGTTCCGCATAAGCCGTTGCATGCACCACCATGAATAACAAAACTATTTGCAATGACATTTTGATGGGTTTCATAATCACTTCCTCAATTTGCATTTTTGTGTAAGTAGTCCCGAATCAGCTTTTTTTCCTGAACCGGAAAATCAATATTTCTTTCCTGCATAAACCCTTCCATCATGACCAAAAGATGGTCCCACTGTTCCGGATTATGCCTTGTGGGAGCCGGTAAACCATGACACATGGTGCATCTTTCCTGGAAAAGCCTGGCACCGGGGCTCTCCGGATCGGGGATCGTTTGTGTCCCGGCGCAACCCCCCAGAAATAACGAAGCAAAAACTATCAACAACAATCCGATCCGCACTATTAAAATCCAAGTGCTTTGGGTGGATTAAACCCTTTATAACGTCTACTGTTCTTTGTTGGAACTTCGAGGTAATAACTGAACTGAACCATCCAGTTATCCGCCATTTGCGGTCCATTCAAATCCTGATGAATGGGCACGCTTGCTGTCACTTCCATTATATGCAATGGGATGGGCTGAAATTGAACACCCAAACCAACATGTACCTTATGCCCCCCGTAATTGTTAGGGTCAAACAAAGGACTGATGTAACCTCTATTGTTGTTCAAGTTAGCACGACCCGCTCCCGAGTTTCTTTGATCATCAGCCTCACCACTATAGGTGCCCTCATACCAGCCATTCAACTGCGCGTGAACAACTACCTTGTCATGAACCTGCTTCATGGCATAAAGGTCATATCTCAACTCCTGGGCCCGGTGATATCCCTGGCTGTTATCATAAAGATGGGTTTCCAATTGGGTATTTAATCCCCACCAGAAAGGATCTCGCGACCCCTGGTAGGTAAAACCTATAATAGGATCAACAGTACCGCTCCCCAATTGCATTTTGTAAGGAAGTAGAGTGCCATTAAAAGTATCATTAGAGTGGTTTGTGAACTTCCTGTCGATGGCGCCGGTAGGCAGTGACAAACCAAACAAAACCGACATCTGATTTGTTGGAACCAGATTATCATTGGCATAAGCACGGTATTTACCAAGCAGGGTAATATCCCCAATACCACCGGAAGTCATCACAAAGTTATTTCCATTATTTAAATCCATATGCATGGTGTTTTCTATGTAATTGACCATTCCCATCATGGCAAAATTATCTGAGAAAGAATAAGCAGCACCAAACATGGTCATATACATCTGCATAGAAGTGGGCAGAGCAGGATAAGTGGTTCCGTTGACATTCTGACCCCCTAAGAGGTCATCATTCGAGATGTCATCGGTTCCATCACGAAGCGGCCCCATCTCCATAATCATCTGGCTGACCTTGAAGCGGAATTCCTTAGGTTCCGGTATGCCACCACCAAAAATATTTAGCGGCATATTGCCCCCACAATGGGCGCAGCATAACCCCACATAAGCCTGAGCCGCAGACACCCAAACCATCATTATTAAACCAAGGAACAATAAAACTTTTCGTTTAAGCATGAACATCCTCCAAAAAAAAGAGTCTGAAATAAAGGAAAAATTAGTGAACAGGCTGACAGGAAAAACGGAGACCACACTCATACAGAGCATATCTCCTAAACTTCAAACCTGCCTAAATGTCAAACGAGTTGTGGAGGGTGATCAATAGATCGAGGAAGATTTTGCTTTTTAAAATAAACAAAGCCTATTAACTTTTCGCAAAACTGTATTGGAATGAAATCTTCTTGCTTATTAACTTTAAAAAAATCAAAACCTAAAGAAGAACCTGAAGAGTTGGCAGAACCTGGGTGGCTGCCACAATCAGAACGAAACTCATAATTATTGTTAGTCTCTCTAAAACCTTTATGAGGACACGGGGTATTATTAATATGCTGGTGCATTTTTAGACTACAATGCAATGGCTTTACACTATCAAGCTTTTCAAAAGGGGAAACTACATCAGAATGATGGTGATGTGCAGAACCAGCATATGCCAAAGAAGTCCAAAACAGGGTTGCAACAAGCAACAAAAACACCTGAAAGCACTTGGTTTTTATCCTAAGGTCCATAATAACAAAAAATACACCCATTTAATATGTTTAGGTCATTAAAACCCATTTAACTCGTAAATTCAAATATAAATCAATAAGTTGACAAGTTGCACTTTAAGAGCTCTTATCTCATAAATCCTACAGCCAACTTTCAACCTTAGACAAACACTTATAAATAGATATTTTTAAACGATTTTTATTCCAGAAAACTGAAGCTCTTTAGGGTTTGTGTTATTTTTAGCTGTTTGTTATTCTGGCACTTGATATGGAAACACCTAAAAGAGAGCCCCTGATAAGAGAGTTAAAAAACTATCTCATCCACTTAAAAGACATGGGATATTCAGAAATCCCCTGTGAAACAGATTTATCCATCGATATAGGCCAGGCTTCAACCAACAAAATGGCAAATAATAAGTCCCTGACTGCAGTTCAAAAAGAGCTGGGAGACTGCACCCGATGCAAACTTTCAAGCACCAGGAAGAAGATTGTATTTGGTTCGGGAAACCCAAATGCAGACCTTGTTTTTGTCGGAGAAGGTCCCGGAGCTGATGAAGACGAACAGGGTCTCCCTTTTGTTGGCAGGGCCGGGAAAAAGCTGACGGAGATCATCGAAAAGGGAATGGGGCTGAGCCGGGAACAAGACACCTATATCTGCAATATTGTCAAATGCCGTCCACCCGGAAACCGTGATCCGGAACCAGAAGAAATTGAAGCCTGCAATCCTTTTCTGGTCCAACAACTGAAGGCCATAAAACCAAAAGTCATTGTCGCGCTCGGCAAACCAGCATCGTCAACACTTTTGGGGAGGAATGTGCCCATCACCAAGGAAAGAGGAACCTGGCACGAGTACGCAGGTATCAAGCTAATGCTAACATTTCATCCCTCTTATTTGATTCGATTTTATACTTTGGAAAATCGCCGGGCTGTGCACGAAGATATGAAAAAAGTTTTAAAAGAGTTGAAGAGGTAAACTTTTGGCAAGGAAAACTTAGTCGCATCCTTAAAAAATATAACTATAGCAGTAACAACCTTCCTTTTCCTAAAATCACTGATAACCTGCCTAGCTCCTTATATAGAGGGGTAAGGCCCTACACGAACTTTATGCCACTTAGAGATTTCACCCATAATCACAAAAGGTGTCTAGCCCTTCTTTTTAATGCTTGATATAAAGGCCTTGGCACTCTGCTCTTCACCGAAGGAATCCAACTAAACGACCCAGACCGAAGCTATGGAAGATCATGGAAACACCAAAAAGCAAAATACAACTCCCAATAAAAAAGAAAATGTTTGTCGACTTTGAGTTAAAGTGTGTTTCTCCATCAAAGCATTTTTTTTATGTAGGGAACTAATTGATCAGCACCAACAGCCGCAGCCCGTGCATTTAAAATGCCTTTTTGATCAATGATTAAAACGGTTGGCATGTCTCTCTGGGAATAAGACTGGTAGACCGATTTAACCGGGTCTATTAGATATGGGAACTGCACCTTTTCTGGAAATTTACTGAGGTATTTTGCTACGGCTTCCCTGGAATCTCCATTAGTATTGATCCCCAACACCACAACTTCACCTTTATCAAATTGATTTCTGACCTTATTAAACTCCATGGCCTGGTTCATACAGGGCACGCAGATATGGAACATTCCTATTACAACAACCTTACCCTTAAAATCCGACAATGACACTTGCTGTCCTTCCATGGATTTCAAGGAAAATCCAGGAGCCGTGTCTCCCGTTGAAGGTGCTCCGGCAAAAGCAGGAACTACCGTTAAAACCATTATCAAAAATAAAAGAATTGTTTTTCGCATGATACACTCCATTTCATGGAATATTTAGCAGGGAAAACTGCTCTTAAAATAGGGATAATTTTCATCTCTATCTCCATTTTAGATCAGGCAAAACTATTTTGAAAGGGATTTAAAAGTGGTAAAAAATCC
This window contains:
- a CDS encoding TlpA family protein disulfide reductase, with translation MKPIKMSLQIVLLFMVVHATAYAEHSSFDKMGVVPPKTSQQAPEFMVRNLKGQNVKLSDFKGNVVLLNFWATWCGACIEEMASMQKLYSTLDGVEVVAVSIDRWNEDRIQEYVKSNKLTFPVLLDQDQKVRKKYHVMGLPTSYLIDAEGKIRGYASGARTWDSPDSQDLFISLKGDGFIKDLPPVERLSMSAN
- a CDS encoding transporter encodes the protein MFMLKRKVLLFLGLIMMVWVSAAQAYVGLCCAHCGGNMPLNIFGGGIPEPKEFRFKVSQMIMEMGPLRDGTDDISNDDLLGGQNVNGTTYPALPTSMQMYMTMFGAAYSFSDNFAMMGMVNYIENTMHMDLNNGNNFVMTSGGIGDITLLGKYRAYANDNLVPTNQMSVLFGLSLPTGAIDRKFTNHSNDTFNGTLLPYKMQLGSGTVDPIIGFTYQGSRDPFWWGLNTQLETHLYDNSQGYHRAQELRYDLYAMKQVHDKVVVHAQLNGWYEGTYSGEADDQRNSGAGRANLNNNRGYISPLFDPNNYGGHKVHVGLGVQFQPIPLHIMEVTASVPIHQDLNGPQMADNWMVQFSYYLEVPTKNSRRYKGFNPPKALGF
- a CDS encoding uracil-DNA glycosylase, producing MGYSEIPCETDLSIDIGQASTNKMANNKSLTAVQKELGDCTRCKLSSTRKKIVFGSGNPNADLVFVGEGPGADEDEQGLPFVGRAGKKLTEIIEKGMGLSREQDTYICNIVKCRPPGNRDPEPEEIEACNPFLVQQLKAIKPKVIVALGKPASSTLLGRNVPITKERGTWHEYAGIKLMLTFHPSYLIRFYTLENRRAVHEDMKKVLKELKR
- a CDS encoding TlpA family protein disulfide reductase; amino-acid sequence: MRKTILLFLIMVLTVVPAFAGAPSTGDTAPGFSLKSMEGQQVSLSDFKGKVVVIGMFHICVPCMNQAMEFNKVRNQFDKGEVVVLGINTNGDSREAVAKYLSKFPEKVQFPYLIDPVKSVYQSYSQRDMPTVLIIDQKGILNARAAAVGADQLVPYIKKML
- a CDS encoding cytochrome c, producing the protein MRIGLLLIVFASLFLGGCAGTQTIPDPESPGARLFQERCTMCHGLPAPTRHNPEQWDHLLVMMEGFMQERNIDFPVQEKKLIRDYLHKNAN